In uncultured Cohaesibacter sp., a genomic segment contains:
- the lepB gene encoding signal peptidase I translates to MSVSDDSMKENEGGLGETIKVIIQALLLALVVRTLLFQPFSIPSGSMKSTLLIGDYLFVSKYSYGYSKYSLPFGIPLFSGRIMASEPTRGDIVVFKLPRDPSVDYIKRVIGMPGDKIQMIAGQLYINGQAVKHERIDDFIDTDEQGRKTRVERFRETLPNGVSYTTLNLTDNNYLDNTPVYEVPAGHYFMMGDNRDNSSDSRVLSNVGYVPFENLVGKAQVIFFSIGEGKAPWEVWSWPSSARWERWFTSLKPDTEGK, encoded by the coding sequence ATAAGTGTGTCAGACGATAGCATGAAAGAAAATGAGGGTGGCCTTGGGGAAACCATAAAGGTCATTATTCAGGCCCTGCTTCTCGCGCTTGTGGTGCGAACGTTGCTGTTCCAGCCTTTCTCGATCCCTTCCGGCTCCATGAAGTCGACATTGCTTATCGGCGACTATCTGTTTGTCTCCAAATACAGCTATGGTTATTCCAAATATTCGCTACCCTTCGGGATTCCGCTTTTCTCCGGTCGCATTATGGCCAGTGAGCCGACCCGCGGCGATATCGTGGTCTTCAAACTGCCGCGCGATCCGTCCGTTGACTATATCAAACGCGTGATCGGAATGCCCGGCGACAAGATCCAGATGATTGCGGGGCAGCTTTATATCAATGGTCAGGCCGTCAAGCACGAACGGATCGATGATTTCATCGATACCGATGAGCAGGGCCGCAAGACCCGCGTTGAGCGCTTCCGCGAAACATTGCCAAACGGCGTCAGCTACACCACGCTGAACCTGACGGACAATAACTATCTCGACAATACGCCTGTCTATGAAGTGCCAGCAGGGCATTATTTCATGATGGGTGATAACCGGGATAATTCGTCAGATAGTCGCGTGTTGAGCAATGTCGGCTATGTGCCTTTTGAAAATCTGGTCGGCAAGGCACAGGTCATCTTCTTCTCAATCGGAGAAGGCAAGGCACCGTGGGAAGTCTGGAGCTGGCCGAGTTCTGCGCGCTGGGAACGCTGGTTCACGAGCTTGAAGCCTGATACCGAAGGCAAATAG
- a CDS encoding PadR family transcriptional regulator, with protein sequence MNVRTICLAILFCSDRTGYDIRKFSTEGSFSFFIDASYGSIYPALNKMEAEGLVTGRHVSEEGKPARKVYSITQEGRDVFFQELLQPHRPDIFKSEFLLITLFARLVGPEAIEAAIERQLSRLYQELEVITSCNDQDECIHSERGKYVLTEEDRQAADWARNYGVHCVQASIDYLKMHGNALVAIASAGQTAPSTDYLEATNS encoded by the coding sequence ATGAATGTTCGCACCATTTGTCTCGCCATTCTCTTCTGCTCTGACAGAACCGGCTATGATATCCGTAAATTCTCGACGGAGGGCAGTTTCAGCTTTTTCATCGATGCGTCTTACGGCTCGATCTACCCGGCACTCAACAAGATGGAAGCCGAGGGGCTGGTAACCGGGCGTCATGTCTCTGAGGAAGGCAAGCCTGCCCGCAAGGTCTATTCGATCACTCAGGAAGGGCGGGATGTCTTTTTTCAGGAACTTTTGCAGCCACATCGACCAGATATTTTCAAATCCGAGTTTTTACTTATAACGCTCTTTGCAAGACTGGTCGGACCTGAAGCAATCGAGGCTGCGATTGAAAGGCAATTAAGCCGCCTATATCAGGAGCTTGAAGTTATTACTTCATGCAACGATCAGGACGAGTGTATTCACTCCGAACGCGGGAAATATGTGCTCACGGAAGAGGACCGTCAGGCCGCAGACTGGGCAAGAAACTACGGGGTGCATTGTGTTCAGGCGAGCATTGACTATCTAAAGATGCATGGAAACGCTCTGGTTGCAATCGCAAGTGCTGGCCAGACCGCTCCATCGACCGACTATTTGGAAGCAACCAACTCTTAA
- a CDS encoding bifunctional (p)ppGpp synthetase/guanosine-3',5'-bis(diphosphate) 3'-pyrophosphohydrolase: MMRQYELVERVVSYNPNADEALLNKAYVYSMRKHGKQKRASGDPYFVHPLEVAGILTDLRLDDGTIAVGLLHDTLEDTDATRAEIDAMFGPEIGKLVEGLTKISQLDLVSRKTKQAENIRKLLLAISDDVRVLIVKLADRLHNMRTLHFVPEHKRHRIAQETIDIYAPLAERMGMQDIREELEGLSFKYVNPEAYEAINLRLEEVRQRNKTIISEIEGELEKTFLEKGLKATVRGREKKAYSIFRKMQRQNIGFEQLSDIYAFRVLVDDIEACYRTLGIVHTIWPCVPGRFKDYVSTPKPNDYRSIHTTVIGPGRQRVELQIRTREMHQFAEYGVAAHALYKDVTGKTKGGRSLGRLARDSNAYSWLRQTVELLSSGNSAEEFLEHTKLELFQDQVFCFSPKGRVIALPRGAIPIDFAYAVHTDIGDTCIGCKINGAVMPLVTELNNGDEVEIICSKAQTPPPAWENIAATGKARAAIRKATRAAVRKQYAGLGEQILQNAFKRADQEYSAEQIKVALSRLGFHALDEALAAVGRGELQSRMVIEAVFPDYQDQRAAQSEGERGEGWFGLPHAQAMKFRIPGSSQKGNGKNGQNGGGRSIPIRGLSADIPVTFAPEGGAVPGDRIVGIHTPGKGVTIYPIHSPALSQFEDTPERWLDVRWDIDEENTERFPARIEVSILNEPGSLAAIANVIAGNDGNIENIKMEHQLNDFHLMTIDLSVWNLNHLNRIIEQIRAKKTVSKARRIN, translated from the coding sequence ATGATGCGTCAGTACGAACTCGTTGAAAGAGTTGTAAGCTATAATCCCAATGCTGACGAAGCACTGTTGAACAAGGCTTATGTCTATTCCATGCGCAAGCATGGCAAGCAGAAGCGCGCCTCTGGCGATCCCTATTTCGTTCATCCGCTGGAAGTGGCTGGCATTCTGACAGACCTGCGTCTGGATGATGGTACCATTGCGGTGGGGCTCTTGCATGACACGCTTGAGGATACCGATGCAACGCGCGCCGAGATCGACGCCATGTTCGGCCCGGAAATCGGCAAGCTCGTCGAAGGCCTGACCAAGATCAGCCAGCTCGACCTTGTCTCGCGCAAGACCAAGCAGGCCGAGAATATCCGCAAGCTGCTGCTGGCAATCTCCGATGATGTGCGCGTGCTGATCGTCAAACTGGCCGACCGCTTGCACAATATGCGCACGCTGCATTTTGTCCCCGAACACAAGCGCCATCGGATTGCTCAGGAAACCATCGATATCTACGCCCCGCTTGCCGAGCGTATGGGCATGCAGGATATCCGCGAGGAACTTGAGGGCCTGTCCTTCAAATATGTTAATCCCGAAGCCTATGAAGCGATAAATCTGCGCCTCGAAGAGGTGCGCCAGCGCAACAAGACCATCATTTCCGAAATTGAGGGCGAGCTGGAAAAGACCTTTCTTGAAAAGGGATTGAAAGCGACCGTGCGCGGCCGGGAAAAAAAGGCCTACTCCATTTTCCGCAAGATGCAGCGGCAGAATATCGGCTTTGAACAATTGTCCGACATCTATGCTTTCCGCGTTCTGGTGGATGATATCGAGGCCTGTTACAGAACGCTCGGCATCGTGCATACCATCTGGCCCTGTGTGCCCGGACGCTTCAAGGACTATGTCTCGACCCCGAAACCCAACGATTATCGCTCGATCCACACAACGGTGATCGGGCCGGGGCGACAGCGCGTCGAGCTTCAGATCCGCACTCGGGAGATGCATCAGTTCGCTGAATATGGTGTTGCAGCCCATGCGCTCTACAAGGATGTAACCGGCAAGACCAAGGGCGGGCGCTCGCTTGGGCGGCTGGCCAGAGACAGCAACGCCTATTCATGGCTGCGACAGACCGTCGAGCTGTTGTCTTCGGGCAACTCGGCCGAGGAATTCCTCGAACATACCAAGCTGGAACTGTTTCAGGATCAGGTTTTCTGTTTCTCACCAAAAGGGCGCGTGATCGCTTTGCCGCGCGGCGCCATTCCGATCGATTTCGCCTATGCCGTTCATACCGACATTGGTGACACTTGCATCGGCTGCAAGATCAATGGTGCTGTCATGCCGTTGGTCACCGAGCTTAATAATGGTGACGAAGTCGAAATCATCTGCTCCAAGGCGCAAACGCCTCCGCCCGCATGGGAAAATATCGCTGCAACCGGCAAGGCGCGCGCCGCGATCCGCAAGGCAACCCGTGCTGCGGTCCGCAAGCAATATGCCGGTCTTGGCGAGCAGATCTTGCAGAATGCGTTCAAGCGGGCAGATCAGGAATATTCTGCCGAGCAGATCAAGGTTGCTCTGTCTCGCCTGGGCTTCCACGCCCTGGATGAAGCGCTGGCCGCCGTTGGTCGTGGCGAGTTGCAGTCGCGCATGGTGATCGAAGCGGTGTTCCCCGATTATCAGGATCAGCGCGCGGCCCAGAGCGAAGGCGAGCGCGGGGAGGGCTGGTTTGGTCTGCCTCATGCTCAGGCGATGAAATTCCGGATTCCGGGATCCAGCCAAAAGGGCAATGGCAAGAATGGGCAGAATGGCGGCGGTCGATCAATCCCGATTCGCGGGCTCTCTGCCGATATTCCCGTGACCTTCGCGCCCGAAGGCGGGGCGGTGCCCGGCGATCGTATTGTTGGTATCCACACGCCCGGCAAGGGGGTGACCATCTATCCCATTCATTCGCCTGCCTTGAGCCAGTTTGAAGATACTCCCGAGCGCTGGCTTGATGTGCGTTGGGATATCGACGAGGAAAATACCGAGCGTTTTCCTGCCCGCATCGAGGTTTCCATTCTCAACGAGCCCGGCAGTCTGGCCGCGATTGCCAATGTGATCGCTGGCAATGACGGCAATATCGAAAATATCAAGATGGAGCATCAGCTCAATGACTTCCACTTGATGACCATCGATCTGTCGGTCTGGAATCTCAATCATCTCAACCGGATCATCGAACAGATAAGGGCCAAGAAAACCGTATCCAAGGCAAGGCGCATAAACTGA
- a CDS encoding gamma-glutamyl-gamma-aminobutyrate hydrolase family protein (Members of this family of hydrolases with an active site Cys residue belong to MEROPS family C26.) codes for MKIGLLVAGPLPEELVTKFGTFDSMFEQLLVKQDPGLTFQSYQVYEGQFPADAKECDGWIVTGSLHSAYEKLPWMLKLEELIRAAIASGKPIIGICFGHQIMATAMGGTVEKAPSGKWGAAVHRYQLSADVANRPSWLDKDVTAFSLQASHQDQVTVLPESGCLIAGNDFCPNGMIAYGNSGLSIQLHPELSSGIIETMLHNRRGNAMSNEDADEALHRVNDPVDADLVAGWMVRFLRQKDM; via the coding sequence ATGAAGATCGGTCTGCTGGTCGCCGGGCCCTTGCCCGAAGAGCTTGTTACAAAATTCGGCACTTTTGATTCCATGTTCGAGCAATTGCTCGTCAAACAGGATCCGGGTCTGACATTTCAAAGTTATCAGGTTTATGAGGGCCAGTTTCCTGCTGATGCAAAAGAATGCGACGGCTGGATCGTGACGGGCTCGCTGCACAGCGCCTATGAAAAGCTGCCGTGGATGCTGAAGCTGGAAGAGTTGATCCGCGCAGCGATTGCCTCCGGTAAACCGATCATCGGCATCTGCTTTGGCCACCAGATCATGGCAACAGCCATGGGAGGGACGGTTGAGAAGGCGCCTTCGGGCAAATGGGGTGCCGCTGTGCATCGCTATCAGCTTTCGGCAGATGTGGCCAATCGTCCCAGTTGGCTGGACAAAGACGTCACCGCCTTTTCCCTTCAGGCAAGCCATCAGGATCAGGTCACAGTTTTGCCGGAAAGCGGCTGTCTTATCGCAGGCAATGATTTTTGCCCCAACGGTATGATAGCTTACGGGAATTCGGGTTTATCAATCCAGCTGCATCCGGAATTGTCGAGCGGCATAATCGAAACCATGCTTCATAATCGGCGTGGAAATGCGATGAGCAATGAGGATGCCGACGAGGCTCTGCACAGGGTCAATGACCCTGTGGATGCAGATCTCGTTGCTGGCTGGATGGTGCGTTTTTTGCGCCAGAAAGATATGTGA
- a CDS encoding N-acetyltransferase family protein, translated as MPSPRAPSLDETSEYSGSDVVIRPICTADQAAILDIYQQGIESGNATFTAQAPDWAGWDRGHLEPCRLVATIAGDVVGWAALSAYSSREVYRGVAELSIYIANQAKGRHVGSLLLGHLVDLSEQAGFWPFRRAFFPIMLRASSCMRNSVFVWSGSGKGSRRCPMARTRGAGAMFHFMKDAA; from the coding sequence ATGCCCTCACCGCGCGCTCCTTCCCTTGATGAAACCTCAGAATATAGCGGTTCCGATGTGGTCATTCGCCCCATATGCACGGCAGATCAAGCCGCCATTCTGGATATCTATCAGCAAGGCATAGAGAGCGGGAACGCGACCTTCACGGCGCAGGCCCCTGATTGGGCTGGCTGGGACAGAGGGCATCTTGAGCCCTGCAGACTGGTCGCCACGATCGCAGGTGACGTTGTGGGCTGGGCCGCTCTCTCGGCCTATTCAAGCCGGGAGGTCTATCGCGGCGTTGCCGAATTGAGCATCTATATCGCCAATCAAGCCAAAGGGCGCCATGTCGGCTCGCTATTGCTTGGCCATCTGGTTGATCTGTCTGAACAGGCGGGCTTCTGGCCCTTCAGGCGGGCATTTTTTCCGATAATGTTGCGAGCATCAAGCTGCATGAGAAATTCGGTTTTCGTCTGGTCGGGATCCGGGAAAGGATCGCGCAGATGTCCCATGGCCCGAACAAGGGGCGCTGGCGCGATGTTTCACTTTATGAAAGACGCAGCTTGA
- a CDS encoding AzlC family ABC transporter permease — protein sequence MKRGLPIVITAGPFGALFGALAVDGGMATHEAVLMSATIFAGASQLVGLNLFGHNIPAWIVVLSIFAVNFRHILYSASLGRHISGWSAMRQYFGFFFLVDPAYAETERRVEQGEDIQFSWYMGLAFVVYVGWVVMTWLGTIFGNFLEDSHRWGIDFLLPVYFMALLMGFRKRPLWLPIVAVSAAASILASKTVGSPWHVSIGAAVGILTAAFFAPIPKRSEAAEDKEGLR from the coding sequence ATGAAACGCGGCTTGCCTATCGTGATTACCGCCGGGCCTTTCGGGGCGCTTTTTGGGGCTCTCGCTGTGGATGGAGGCATGGCCACCCATGAGGCTGTCCTGATGAGCGCGACCATTTTTGCCGGCGCGAGCCAGTTGGTCGGGCTTAATCTGTTTGGACATAATATCCCCGCATGGATCGTCGTCCTCTCCATCTTTGCAGTGAATTTTCGCCACATACTTTATTCAGCTTCACTGGGGCGACATATTTCCGGCTGGTCGGCCATGCGCCAGTATTTCGGTTTCTTCTTTCTGGTCGATCCTGCCTATGCGGAAACCGAACGACGGGTAGAGCAGGGGGAAGACATCCAGTTCTCATGGTATATGGGACTGGCGTTCGTGGTTTATGTCGGCTGGGTAGTCATGACCTGGCTGGGAACGATCTTTGGCAATTTCCTTGAAGATTCCCACCGCTGGGGCATTGATTTTCTGCTTCCGGTCTATTTTATGGCCCTTCTGATGGGTTTCAGAAAGCGTCCGCTATGGCTGCCCATCGTGGCCGTTAGCGCTGCCGCCTCCATTCTGGCCAGCAAGACTGTCGGTTCGCCATGGCATGTTTCAATCGGAGCTGCCGTCGGCATCCTGACGGCAGCCTTTTTCGCTCCGATCCCGAAAAGAAGTGAAGCTGCTGAAGACAAGGAAGGATTGCGCTAG
- a CDS encoding dipeptidase, whose amino-acid sequence MVNTTVPVFDGHNDTLLRLEMAARSGKPLSFMEGDENLHIDLPKAKQGGFAGGLFAIFIPPVQELGSKPDFQTMVKPVDQTYALELTDAMMARAMLLARESEDQIRICLSSADIRKAMEEGALAIMLHIEGAEAIDADFNALEVLHAAGLRSIGPVWSRSNIFGHGVPFDFPGSPDVGPGLTDLGKELVRRCNAMKIMIDLSHLNEKGFWDVHAITDKPMLATHSNVHALCKSRRNLTDKQLDAIAESKGLVGLNYSISFLRSDGDKSQLDMDIDIMVDHLAYLVEKLGEEGVGLGSDFDGTTVPQRIGNAAGNPLLIERMRARQFGEELIAKIAHENWLSMLERSGI is encoded by the coding sequence ATGGTAAATACTACTGTACCCGTCTTTGACGGTCATAATGACACCTTGCTGCGGCTGGAAATGGCTGCACGGTCTGGAAAGCCTCTCTCCTTCATGGAAGGTGACGAGAATTTGCATATCGATCTGCCAAAGGCAAAACAGGGAGGATTTGCCGGAGGACTGTTCGCCATTTTCATTCCGCCCGTGCAGGAACTTGGCAGCAAGCCTGACTTTCAGACTATGGTCAAACCGGTTGACCAGACTTATGCGCTGGAACTGACCGACGCGATGATGGCGCGGGCAATGCTTCTGGCTCGTGAATCCGAAGATCAGATCCGGATTTGCCTCTCAAGCGCAGATATTCGCAAGGCCATGGAAGAGGGCGCACTCGCCATTATGCTCCATATCGAGGGAGCCGAAGCGATCGACGCGGATTTCAACGCTCTGGAAGTGCTGCATGCCGCGGGCCTTCGCTCGATTGGTCCTGTCTGGAGCCGTAGCAATATTTTCGGCCACGGCGTGCCCTTTGATTTTCCCGGCAGTCCCGATGTCGGTCCGGGCCTGACCGATCTGGGCAAGGAACTGGTGCGACGCTGCAACGCCATGAAAATCATGATCGATCTTTCGCATCTCAATGAAAAAGGATTCTGGGATGTGCATGCGATCACGGACAAACCGATGCTGGCCACACATTCCAACGTTCATGCACTTTGCAAGTCTCGCCGCAATCTCACAGACAAGCAGCTGGATGCGATAGCCGAAAGCAAAGGGCTTGTCGGTCTCAACTATTCTATCAGCTTCCTGCGTTCTGACGGGGACAAGTCGCAACTGGATATGGATATCGACATCATGGTCGATCATCTGGCCTATCTGGTTGAAAAACTGGGTGAGGAAGGCGTCGGGCTTGGCTCTGATTTTGATGGGACCACGGTTCCGCAACGCATTGGCAACGCCGCAGGCAATCCACTGCTGATCGAGCGGATGAGGGCGCGGCAATTTGGCGAAGAACTGATAGCCAAGATTGCCCATGAAAACTGGCTTTCGATGCTCGAACGATCCGGTATCTGA
- the rnc gene encoding ribonuclease III, with the protein MKKRDVGKLEEHLGYRFKDKNQLERALSHSSTVASPRLQVDQTYQRHEFLGDRVLAVTVAEMLLSAFPKADEGELARRFNGLVRNETCAEVAREIGLGPYIRLGEGEAQAGGRKKEAILGDVCEAVIGAIYIDGGFDKARSIVRHYWERRMLEWSGPLRDAKTTLQEWVQGNKLPPPTYRLVERTGPDHEPEFTLNVEVPTLEPAQGKGPSKRIAEQDAARTMLIREGQWSADVK; encoded by the coding sequence ATGAAAAAAAGGGATGTCGGTAAACTTGAGGAGCATCTCGGCTACAGGTTCAAAGACAAAAACCAGCTGGAGCGGGCGTTAAGCCATTCCAGTACTGTTGCATCTCCGCGTCTGCAGGTTGATCAGACCTATCAGCGCCATGAATTTCTTGGAGACCGGGTTCTGGCCGTCACTGTTGCTGAAATGTTGCTTAGTGCCTTTCCCAAGGCAGATGAAGGGGAACTGGCCCGTCGTTTCAATGGTCTGGTGCGCAATGAGACTTGCGCCGAAGTGGCCAGAGAAATCGGCTTGGGACCCTATATCCGCCTTGGCGAGGGAGAAGCGCAGGCTGGCGGTCGCAAGAAGGAAGCCATTCTTGGAGACGTTTGCGAAGCGGTCATCGGCGCCATCTATATCGATGGCGGTTTTGATAAGGCACGTTCTATCGTAAGGCACTATTGGGAAAGGCGCATGCTGGAATGGTCCGGCCCGTTGCGCGATGCCAAAACCACCTTGCAGGAATGGGTTCAGGGCAACAAGCTGCCGCCGCCGACTTATCGTCTGGTCGAGCGTACCGGCCCTGACCATGAGCCTGAATTCACCTTGAATGTCGAGGTTCCCACGCTGGAACCGGCGCAGGGCAAAGGCCCCTCCAAACGCATTGCCGAGCAGGATGCTGCCCGGACCATGCTCATCAGAGAAGGACAGTGGAGCGCGGACGTCAAGTAA
- a CDS encoding cation transporter has protein sequence MEVQSESCGDACGCKGNPVFDGVDRRYKAILWTVIAINGAMFFVEMIAGRLAGSQALQADALDFLGDFLTYGISLAVIGMSLRVRSTAALVKGFSLLAMGLWIFGSTLYQFLYLDVPRAEIMGAIGVMALAANLGSVLLLARYKDGDANVRSVWLCSRNDAIGNVAVMVASLTVHYTNSALPDIVVALVMAGLFLRSAQLIITQSVREFRQSHTKSV, from the coding sequence ATGGAGGTACAGTCAGAATCCTGCGGAGATGCCTGCGGCTGCAAGGGCAATCCGGTTTTTGACGGAGTGGACAGGCGCTACAAGGCGATCCTGTGGACCGTTATCGCGATCAATGGCGCGATGTTTTTCGTCGAGATGATCGCAGGAAGGCTCGCCGGGTCTCAGGCACTACAGGCCGACGCTCTGGACTTTCTTGGTGATTTCCTCACCTATGGAATCAGTCTGGCGGTTATCGGCATGAGCCTGCGCGTCAGATCGACAGCAGCTCTGGTCAAGGGCTTCAGCCTTCTGGCGATGGGGCTCTGGATCTTCGGCTCTACTCTCTACCAGTTTCTCTATCTCGATGTCCCCAGAGCGGAGATCATGGGCGCAATCGGCGTGATGGCGCTCGCAGCCAATCTCGGCTCTGTGCTTCTGTTGGCCCGCTACAAGGATGGAGATGCCAATGTTCGTTCTGTCTGGCTTTGTTCGCGCAATGACGCCATTGGCAATGTTGCCGTTATGGTGGCCAGTCTTACGGTCCATTACACCAATTCGGCTCTGCCCGATATTGTAGTCGCACTCGTAATGGCGGGTCTGTTCCTGCGGTCCGCACAATTGATCATCACGCAATCGGTTCGTGAATTTCGACAGAGTCATACAAAATCTGTTTAA
- a CDS encoding helix-turn-helix domain-containing protein yields the protein MLSIGDLSKTSGVKVPTIRYYEKIGLIEPADRSEGNQRRYETDDLKRLTFIKHARDLGFPLEDVRSLLALKEDISSPCQKADKILSHHLADVRDRIERLRRLESELERMSHCQGECVAECSVIESLADHSHCLYEH from the coding sequence ATGCTGTCGATCGGGGATCTGTCAAAAACCAGTGGCGTAAAGGTGCCGACCATTCGCTATTATGAGAAAATCGGGTTGATCGAACCCGCAGACCGCAGCGAGGGTAACCAGCGTCGTTATGAGACAGATGATCTCAAGAGGCTGACATTCATCAAGCATGCGCGCGATCTGGGATTTCCCCTTGAAGATGTCCGCTCATTGCTGGCGCTCAAGGAAGATATTTCCAGCCCATGTCAGAAGGCCGATAAAATACTCTCCCATCATCTGGCTGATGTGCGGGACAGGATCGAAAGGCTACGGCGGCTGGAAAGCGAGCTGGAGCGCATGTCGCATTGCCAAGGGGAGTGCGTAGCTGAATGCTCCGTCATAGAAAGCCTTGCCGATCATAGCCATTGCCTATATGAGCATTAA
- the rpoZ gene encoding DNA-directed RNA polymerase subunit omega translates to MARVTVEDCVDKVENRFELVLLSGHRARMISSGSSITVDRDNDKNPVVALREIADETVSPGDLKEDLIHSLQKYVEVDEPETEEVQLITADEAATTEYEDVVSENKNEVVFDQMSEEELLRGLESLVPPDRNDD, encoded by the coding sequence ATGGCACGCGTCACTGTTGAGGACTGCGTTGATAAGGTTGAGAATCGTTTCGAGCTGGTGCTGCTTTCCGGTCATCGTGCGCGCATGATTTCCAGTGGCTCTTCGATTACGGTTGATCGCGACAATGACAAAAATCCGGTTGTCGCCCTGCGGGAAATCGCCGATGAAACCGTTTCTCCCGGCGATTTGAAAGAAGATCTGATCCATTCCTTGCAGAAATATGTCGAAGTGGATGAGCCTGAGACCGAAGAGGTCCAGCTGATCACTGCCGATGAAGCTGCAACCACCGAATATGAAGATGTCGTCAGCGAAAACAAGAATGAAGTTGTTTTCGACCAGATGTCGGAAGAAGAACTTCTGCGTGGTCTGGAAAGTCTTGTTCCGCCAGATCGGAACGACGACTAG
- a CDS encoding AzlD family protein, which produces MSVTLWIIIGGAIVTYLTRIGGHLILTRFDRIHPRVQAGLDAVPAAVLTTLVAPTVVAGGPNEWAAFVIAVVAGLRVSIIWMVIIGTVAVAILRQISG; this is translated from the coding sequence GTGTCTGTGACCTTGTGGATTATCATCGGCGGCGCGATCGTTACCTATCTGACACGCATCGGCGGGCATCTCATCCTGACCCGGTTTGACAGGATCCATCCCCGGGTACAGGCCGGACTTGATGCCGTTCCGGCCGCCGTTCTGACAACGCTCGTTGCCCCGACTGTCGTGGCAGGTGGGCCTAACGAATGGGCCGCTTTTGTCATTGCGGTGGTTGCAGGCCTCAGGGTCTCCATTATATGGATGGTTATAATCGGAACCGTGGCTGTCGCAATTCTTCGGCAGATTTCCGGCTAA
- the acpS gene encoding holo-ACP synthase codes for MIIGTGNDLIDIRRIEKSLDRFGERFIKRIFTEKEIARSERKSQRAASYAKRFAAKEACSKALGTGLSHGVFWRDMGVSNLASGKPTMVLTNGALARMQSMIPEGFVAQIDLTITDEYPIAQAYVIISAVPKSWPSAQ; via the coding sequence ATGATTATCGGCACAGGCAACGATCTGATCGATATCAGACGGATCGAGAAATCACTCGATCGTTTCGGTGAGCGTTTCATCAAACGCATTTTCACTGAAAAGGAAATAGCGCGTTCGGAGCGCAAATCCCAGCGGGCAGCCTCCTATGCCAAACGCTTTGCCGCCAAGGAAGCCTGCTCCAAGGCTCTGGGGACCGGACTGTCCCACGGTGTATTCTGGCGCGATATGGGGGTGAGCAATCTGGCCAGTGGCAAACCGACCATGGTGTTGACCAACGGCGCACTGGCGCGCATGCAATCCATGATCCCGGAAGGCTTCGTTGCCCAGATCGACCTCACCATCACCGATGAATATCCGATTGCGCAGGCCTATGTGATCATCTCGGCGGTGCCGAAAAGCTGGCCGTCAGCACAATAG
- a CDS encoding NYN domain-containing protein, producing MFDPREKVALFIDGANLYATTKTLGFDIDYKRLLKEFRGKGYLLRTYYYTALAEDQEYSSIRPLIDWLDYNGYHVVTKPTKEFTDSAGRRKIKGNMDIELTIDAMELVDHVDHFVIFSGDGDFRKLVEALQRRGRKVSVVSTMSTQPPMIADELRRQADHFIDLAHIADRIGRDAGERPQRIPAQNDYEDDGDEYDD from the coding sequence GTGTTTGATCCTAGAGAAAAAGTTGCGCTATTTATAGACGGGGCCAATCTGTACGCAACGACTAAGACTCTTGGCTTCGATATCGACTATAAAAGGCTTCTAAAAGAGTTTCGCGGCAAAGGATATCTTCTTAGAACCTATTACTACACGGCTTTGGCTGAAGATCAGGAATATTCCTCGATCCGTCCCTTGATAGACTGGCTGGATTATAACGGATATCATGTCGTTACTAAGCCAACCAAAGAGTTTACTGACTCTGCCGGTCGTAGAAAGATCAAGGGCAACATGGATATCGAACTGACCATCGATGCCATGGAACTTGTGGATCATGTGGACCATTTTGTCATCTTCTCCGGAGACGGCGATTTCAGAAAACTGGTTGAAGCGCTGCAGCGTCGCGGTCGCAAGGTGAGTGTTGTATCGACAATGTCCACCCAGCCGCCGATGATTGCCGACGAGCTTCGCCGTCAGGCCGACCATTTCATAGATCTGGCTCATATTGCAGACCGCATTGGTCGCGATGCCGGAGAGCGTCCGCAAAGAATCCCGGCTCAGAATGACTATGAAGATGATGGCGACGAATATGACGATTGA